A single region of the Dehalococcoides mccartyi genome encodes:
- a CDS encoding helix-turn-helix transcriptional regulator, translating into MILRTRIKELRSRYNLTQAELAETVGVSRQTMLYLEKGTYNPSLILAHKVAKALHADIDDVFILRDV; encoded by the coding sequence ATGATACTGCGTACCCGTATTAAGGAACTGCGGTCAAGATACAATCTTACTCAGGCTGAGCTGGCTGAGACAGTGGGTGTCAGCCGACAGACTATGCTTTACCTTGAAAAGGGTACTTACAATCCTTCGCTTATTCTGGCTCACAAAGTAGCCAAAGCCCTGCACGCAGATATAGATGACGTTTTTATCCTGCGGGATGTTTAG
- the rpoD gene encoding RNA polymerase sigma factor RpoD, translating into MPAEKDKKEFSPDDIDDDKDVEQGLADIHDEQDAEAESDKLVEPDLKDIADTDIPAELTEEELAAEADMMPDTDEEIGPLNIDLEIPLEQVDTQGIVDDPVRMYLHEIGRVPLLSAEDEKTLAKKMEEGKRIREIRQECLEKRGRYPSAAESFLCMLRELAQATEVLFQLGQELKVDTSASLKTIIHNPKLRAAIDHEIDQQLTKNISDNTGKSMAEIEQAFINLAINSSLLPKVVLDAIPEKMTIPEISDHTNDPAFISHLERHEASLKYYLDNLEIDAKRAERHLIQANLRLVVSVAKKHIGRGMPLLDLIQEGNIGLIRAVEKFDFHRGFKFSTYATWWIRQAITRAIADQARTIRIPVHMVETINKLLSISRQLSQKLGREPTPDEIALEMDLPPEKVREIAKVSQLPVSLESPIGEEEDSHLGDFIEDQNALAPPDAASRQLLKEQIDTVLGSLTPRERRVLQLRFGLEDGRSRTLEEVGKEFNVTRERIRQIEAKALRKLRHPSRSRKLKDYLE; encoded by the coding sequence ATGCCAGCTGAGAAAGATAAGAAGGAATTTAGCCCTGACGATATCGATGATGATAAAGATGTGGAACAGGGGCTGGCTGATATCCATGACGAACAGGATGCCGAAGCAGAAAGTGACAAACTGGTAGAGCCTGACCTCAAAGATATAGCCGATACCGACATACCGGCCGAACTAACCGAAGAAGAACTGGCGGCCGAAGCGGATATGATGCCGGACACAGATGAAGAAATCGGCCCGCTTAATATTGACCTTGAAATACCCCTTGAGCAGGTTGATACCCAGGGTATCGTAGATGACCCGGTACGCATGTATCTGCATGAAATCGGCAGGGTACCTTTGCTTTCCGCCGAAGACGAAAAAACCCTGGCTAAGAAAATGGAAGAAGGCAAACGCATACGTGAAATCCGTCAGGAGTGCCTTGAAAAACGCGGACGCTACCCCTCGGCTGCGGAATCTTTCCTGTGCATGCTGAGAGAGCTTGCCCAAGCTACCGAGGTGCTTTTCCAACTGGGGCAGGAACTAAAGGTGGATACTTCTGCCAGTCTGAAAACTATTATCCACAACCCCAAGCTAAGGGCGGCTATTGACCATGAGATTGACCAGCAGCTTACCAAAAATATCTCCGATAATACCGGCAAGAGCATGGCGGAGATTGAGCAGGCATTTATCAATCTGGCTATAAACAGCTCCCTTCTGCCCAAGGTTGTGCTGGATGCCATACCTGAAAAAATGACCATACCGGAAATATCAGACCATACCAACGACCCTGCCTTTATAAGTCACTTGGAACGGCATGAGGCCAGCCTGAAATATTATCTGGATAACCTTGAGATAGATGCCAAACGAGCTGAACGTCACCTTATTCAGGCTAACCTTCGCCTGGTTGTCAGCGTAGCAAAAAAACACATCGGCAGAGGCATGCCCCTGCTTGACCTAATACAGGAAGGCAATATCGGCCTTATACGGGCAGTGGAAAAATTTGATTTCCACCGCGGCTTCAAGTTTTCCACTTACGCCACATGGTGGATACGTCAAGCAATTACCCGGGCTATTGCAGACCAGGCCAGGACTATTCGCATACCTGTCCATATGGTGGAAACCATCAACAAGCTGCTGTCCATAAGCCGGCAGCTGTCACAGAAGCTGGGGCGTGAACCTACCCCAGATGAGATAGCCCTTGAAATGGATTTGCCGCCTGAAAAGGTACGTGAAATTGCCAAGGTATCCCAGCTGCCGGTTTCGCTGGAATCCCCTATAGGCGAAGAGGAAGATAGTCATCTGGGAGACTTTATTGAAGACCAGAACGCTCTGGCTCCGCCGGATGCCGCTTCGCGCCAGCTGCTAAAGGAGCAGATAGATACAGTACTGGGCAGCCTGACTCCACGTGAACGCCGGGTACTTCAGCTCCGCTTTGGTCTGGAAGACGGCCGAAGCCGTACACTGGAAGAAGTGGGCAAAGAATTTAATGTAACACGTGAACGTATCCGCCAAATAGAAGCCAAGGCTCTGCGGAAACTCCGCCACCCCAGCCGCAGCCGCAAACTGAAAGATTACCTGGAATAA
- a CDS encoding HD domain-containing protein: MDRQLALAEVEKRIENKNLVKHMLAVEAVMKSLAVYFGENEDEWAMAGLIHDIDLGEVKDDMSLHSKRSAEIAAVLGVNDAICRAILVHNSAHGILPESRMEKALFCADPITGLITAAALVRPDKKLACVEAKSVSKRFKEKSFAAGANREQIAACSVLGLELDEFIRISLGAMQAVASDLGL; encoded by the coding sequence ATGGACAGGCAGCTTGCTTTAGCTGAAGTGGAAAAACGGATAGAAAATAAAAATCTGGTCAAACATATGCTGGCGGTTGAGGCCGTGATGAAAAGTTTGGCCGTATATTTCGGTGAAAACGAAGACGAATGGGCTATGGCAGGGCTTATACATGACATAGATCTGGGTGAAGTAAAAGACGATATGTCACTTCACAGTAAACGCAGTGCCGAGATTGCCGCGGTTTTAGGCGTAAATGACGCTATTTGCAGGGCTATTCTGGTGCACAATTCGGCTCATGGCATACTTCCTGAAAGCCGTATGGAAAAAGCTTTGTTCTGCGCTGACCCTATAACTGGGCTTATTACAGCCGCTGCGTTAGTCAGGCCGGATAAAAAGCTGGCCTGTGTGGAAGCTAAAAGTGTATCCAAACGCTTTAAGGAAAAGTCTTTTGCCGCCGGTGCAAACCGGGAACAGATAGCCGCCTGTTCCGTTTTGGGTTTGGAGCTGGATGAGTTTATCCGTATCTCTCTGGGTGCTATGCAAGCTGTTGCCTCTGATTTAGGGCTTTAA
- a CDS encoding deoxyguanosinetriphosphate triphosphohydrolase, with translation MISELRIRERIEAREENLSPYAVKSRLSRGRQKAEDPDPVRTCFQRDRDRIIHSKAFRRLKHKTQVFIAPLGDHFVTRLTHTLEVTQIARTIARALNLNEDLTEAICLGHDLGHTPFGHAGEEVLNELYTKGFHHNEQSLRVVDLLEKNGHGLNLSFEVRDGILNHSKSRSNILGEVHNKAATFEGQICRIADAVAYINHDILDSIRAGIIKANDLPLGAVSVLGNSHSQRINTMVCDIIKSSWSCTGLIPGAEPEVTMSNKVLSASNTLRDFLFEQVYQSKDRKAEHEREIVRLLYKYLVDHQDLLPMEYIALSDKPEQRVVDYIAGMTDLFTLRLAKELNLAE, from the coding sequence ATGATTAGCGAGCTTCGCATAAGGGAGCGCATTGAAGCAAGAGAGGAGAACCTCTCCCCTTACGCGGTTAAAAGCCGCCTTTCCCGTGGCAGGCAAAAAGCAGAAGATCCGGACCCGGTTCGCACCTGTTTCCAGCGTGACCGGGACCGGATTATACATTCCAAGGCCTTTCGCCGCTTAAAGCACAAAACCCAGGTCTTCATTGCCCCTTTGGGTGACCACTTTGTGACCCGCCTTACTCATACGCTAGAGGTTACCCAGATAGCCCGGACTATTGCCCGGGCGCTCAACCTTAACGAAGACCTGACCGAAGCCATTTGCCTGGGACATGATCTGGGACATACCCCTTTTGGACATGCCGGCGAAGAGGTTTTAAACGAGCTTTATACTAAAGGTTTTCACCATAACGAACAGAGCCTTCGGGTGGTGGACCTGCTGGAAAAAAACGGGCATGGCCTTAACCTAAGCTTTGAAGTACGTGATGGCATACTCAACCACTCTAAGTCACGCTCAAACATACTCGGGGAAGTGCATAACAAGGCCGCAACTTTTGAAGGGCAGATTTGCCGGATTGCAGATGCGGTTGCCTATATAAACCATGACATCCTGGACTCTATCCGGGCAGGCATTATCAAAGCAAATGACCTGCCGCTGGGTGCGGTTTCGGTGCTGGGCAACAGCCATTCCCAGCGGATAAACACCATGGTGTGTGATATTATAAAAAGTTCGTGGTCATGCACAGGGCTGATTCCCGGTGCGGAGCCGGAAGTTACCATGAGCAACAAGGTGCTGAGTGCCAGCAATACCCTTCGGGATTTCCTGTTTGAACAGGTATATCAGAGCAAAGACCGTAAGGCCGAACATGAAAGGGAAATAGTCCGTTTGTTATACAAATATCTGGTAGACCATCAGGATTTGCTGCCCATGGAATATATAGCCCTGTCTGATAAACCTGAACAGAGGGTTGTTGATTATATTGCGGGTATGACAGACCTATTCACCCTGAGGCTGGCTAAAGAACTTAATCTGGCTGAATAA
- a CDS encoding AAA family ATPase, whose translation MIPVKLRIKNFMCYRGEIPPFSFNGVHTACICGQNGAGKSALIDAITWALWGKSRAKSDDDVVSLNEQETEVSLDFEISGELYQVIRQRQRPKKTGANGQSLLSLFSIKDGKPLNITGDTLTQTEKKIISILHMDYDTFINSAFLRQGHANQFTQQPPGKRKEVLSNILGLEIYDQLEDLARQAVREAEAKKLLIEQSIADGQEGLKSRPELEEALKNTRLSLTDGEEKLKTHIAKLEILRHKKHAFDAKQSACLQIEKDLRDISKDQSLWAQNQQDIKQRISMFESLSARKDEILKGFQEYTACQSLYEKHNRVLAKLRQLESSKKPFEDAVYKEENSLKNILTKYQEHLKMRQETAQTLSRLEQEKKQSDLMHLELENEETVLKIKQTKLAEMQGSLAGLETEYAGTAREINSLEEKLKLLIEASESRCNCPLCETELGQDKLKLVFGKYRTEQDAKGKQQSSLKLKLEQLRLDIQTLTAQIETETKRLNQKRRQYEGQLSVLEKGIADAKDAGTKAAKGRELISDIEKQLNERSYAVSEQARLAVIEKEILELNFDNAEYTQNQQTLAGLTHFEEQKRKLDEAQSRLPIERDSLEKTTSALAELTARHDTKLSEQQTLQRELTELPALEQELETAEAGYKLLSQTQDTLRQQLGSLSQKEEQLNELEKKLKKQEQDKEQTAKEIYYFGKLARAFGKKDGIQTMLIEDTLPELESGADLLLSRMTDGRMHLSIETQRSTKKGDQTETLDINISDELGTRNYETFSGGEAFRIDFAVRIALSRLLANRLGAPLRTLIIDEGFGTQDSTGIERLKEAINSIQDEFDKILVITHIDDLKDSFPTRIEIDKTPSGSAIRLN comes from the coding sequence ATGATTCCTGTCAAACTCAGAATAAAAAACTTTATGTGCTACCGCGGCGAAATTCCGCCTTTTTCTTTTAATGGGGTGCATACCGCCTGCATCTGCGGCCAAAACGGGGCAGGTAAATCCGCCCTGATAGATGCCATTACCTGGGCACTCTGGGGAAAAAGCCGGGCTAAAAGTGATGATGATGTAGTGTCTCTAAACGAACAGGAAACTGAAGTCAGCCTAGATTTTGAGATTTCGGGTGAACTTTATCAGGTTATCCGCCAACGCCAACGCCCCAAAAAGACCGGAGCAAACGGGCAAAGCCTTTTAAGCTTGTTTTCCATAAAGGATGGGAAACCCCTGAATATCACCGGGGATACCCTGACCCAAACAGAGAAAAAGATAATTTCCATACTGCATATGGACTATGACACCTTTATAAACAGTGCTTTTCTGCGGCAAGGGCATGCCAACCAGTTTACCCAGCAGCCCCCCGGCAAACGCAAGGAAGTACTCTCTAATATACTGGGGTTAGAAATATATGACCAGCTGGAAGACCTGGCCAGACAGGCCGTACGCGAGGCAGAGGCTAAAAAACTGCTTATAGAGCAGAGTATTGCAGACGGCCAAGAAGGGCTGAAATCCAGACCGGAACTGGAAGAAGCTTTAAAAAATACCCGCCTGAGCCTGACAGACGGTGAGGAGAAACTGAAAACCCATATTGCCAAGCTGGAAATCCTCAGGCATAAAAAACATGCCTTTGATGCCAAACAAAGTGCCTGCCTCCAGATAGAAAAAGACCTGCGGGACATATCAAAAGACCAGTCACTTTGGGCACAAAATCAACAGGATATAAAACAGCGTATCAGCATGTTTGAATCACTCTCTGCCCGAAAGGATGAAATCCTTAAAGGTTTTCAGGAATACACCGCCTGCCAAAGTCTGTATGAAAAACACAATCGCGTACTGGCGAAACTAAGACAGTTGGAAAGTTCCAAAAAACCCTTTGAAGATGCCGTTTATAAAGAGGAAAACAGCCTGAAAAACATCCTGACTAAATATCAGGAACATCTCAAAATGCGGCAGGAAACCGCCCAAACCCTGAGCAGGCTGGAACAAGAAAAAAAACAGTCAGACCTGATGCACCTGGAACTGGAAAATGAAGAGACTGTCTTAAAAATCAAGCAAACCAAGCTGGCAGAGATGCAAGGAAGTTTAGCCGGACTAGAGACCGAGTATGCCGGTACAGCCAGAGAAATAAACTCTCTGGAAGAAAAACTAAAACTGCTTATCGAAGCAAGTGAAAGCCGCTGCAACTGCCCCCTGTGCGAAACCGAGCTGGGGCAAGACAAACTCAAACTGGTATTCGGCAAATACCGGACAGAACAAGATGCTAAGGGAAAACAGCAAAGCAGCCTGAAACTAAAGCTTGAGCAGCTGAGGCTGGATATCCAGACTTTAACTGCCCAAATTGAAACTGAAACCAAACGCTTAAACCAAAAACGCAGGCAGTATGAGGGACAGCTGAGCGTACTGGAAAAAGGGATTGCAGACGCCAAAGATGCCGGAACCAAAGCGGCAAAAGGCAGAGAGCTGATTTCGGATATTGAGAAGCAGCTGAACGAACGCAGTTATGCCGTTTCCGAGCAAGCCAGGCTGGCAGTAATTGAAAAAGAGATACTGGAACTGAATTTTGATAATGCCGAATACACCCAAAACCAGCAAACTTTGGCCGGCCTGACCCACTTTGAGGAACAAAAACGCAAACTGGACGAGGCACAAAGCCGCCTGCCGATAGAAAGAGATAGCTTGGAAAAAACGACTTCGGCACTGGCAGAACTCACCGCCCGCCATGATACTAAACTGAGTGAACAGCAAACCCTGCAAAGAGAACTGACTGAACTGCCCGCACTGGAGCAGGAGCTGGAAACCGCCGAAGCCGGATACAAGTTACTCAGCCAAACACAGGATACCTTGAGGCAACAACTTGGTTCGCTCAGCCAGAAAGAAGAACAGTTGAATGAACTTGAAAAAAAGCTGAAAAAACAGGAGCAGGATAAAGAGCAAACCGCCAAAGAAATATACTACTTTGGTAAACTGGCCAGAGCTTTCGGCAAGAAAGACGGCATCCAGACCATGCTCATTGAAGACACCCTGCCCGAACTGGAAAGCGGGGCAGACCTGCTGCTGTCACGGATGACTGACGGGCGTATGCATCTGAGCATAGAAACCCAGCGTTCCACCAAAAAGGGAGACCAGACCGAGACGCTGGATATAAATATCTCGGATGAGCTGGGCACCCGCAACTACGAAACATTCAGCGGGGGTGAGGCTTTCAGGATAGATTTTGCGGTCAGGATTGCCCTGTCACGCCTGCTGGCAAACCGTCTGGGCGCACCCTTGCGGACGCTGATTATTGATGAAGGCTTCGGCACACAGGACTCAACCGGTATTGAACGCCTGAAAGAGGCTATAAACTCTATTCAGGATGAGTTTGACAAGATACTGGTCATAACCCATATAGATGACCTGAAAGATTCTTTCCCCACCCGCATTGAGATAGATAAAACCCCGTCAGGCTCAGCTATACGCTTAAACTAA
- the dnaG gene encoding DNA primase, whose translation MNDAVEEIKQKLDIVSFIGQYTKLTKAGRTMRGICPFHSEKHGSFFVYPEAQNWHCFGACNTGGDIFAFVMKKEGLDFKGALELLAEKAGISLPSQINPQIRDQRERLYEINLAAAQYYHNLLLNSPQAENARSYLKSRGLNDQSLADFQLGYALPEWQGLYDYLKERSYTDEELLKAGVIVRSDEGRIHDRFRNNIIYPIANYKGQIAGFGARVMDNSQPKYRNSPQTDLFDKSSLLYGLHLASASIREKNQAIIVEGYMDAIMSHQGGFTNTVACMGTALTDRQIALIKRQTKNLVLGLDADSAGEEATLRAIDYENQIESEIRVAIPEGGKDPDEIIRHAPQTWQEILDNARPLLDYIFKHSQKGLDLSSAAGKAGLTDRLLPIISRMEDGVRQSHYLGKLAEIVSTSQNRILERMKKLKNETRITKAIEKETTSTAVSAAKNPALEEYALSLLFTSAELTRFAGKLHPEYLEIPQYRELLTVYNQSAEKDTLRAGLDENLREYYDNLMNKNAANDNIEDKFCDLCLRLRERYLRNLAVKLNQALSEINQPETAEYQALNDQCVKVNEELRSVFSLKDRRNQKQRRQ comes from the coding sequence ATGAATGACGCTGTAGAAGAAATAAAGCAAAAACTGGATATTGTGAGCTTTATCGGCCAGTATACCAAACTGACCAAAGCAGGCCGCACTATGCGCGGAATCTGCCCTTTTCACAGCGAAAAACACGGCTCTTTCTTCGTTTATCCCGAAGCCCAAAACTGGCACTGTTTCGGAGCCTGCAATACCGGCGGGGATATTTTTGCTTTCGTAATGAAAAAAGAAGGGCTGGATTTTAAAGGGGCACTGGAACTGCTGGCTGAAAAAGCGGGCATAAGCTTGCCCAGCCAGATAAACCCGCAAATCAGAGACCAGCGTGAGCGCCTGTATGAAATAAATTTGGCAGCCGCCCAATATTACCATAACCTGCTTTTAAACAGCCCCCAAGCCGAAAATGCCCGCAGTTACCTTAAATCACGCGGGCTAAATGACCAATCTCTGGCAGACTTTCAACTGGGATACGCCCTGCCTGAATGGCAGGGGCTTTATGATTATCTTAAAGAACGCAGTTATACAGATGAAGAACTGCTGAAAGCTGGTGTAATAGTCCGCTCTGACGAGGGGCGGATTCATGACCGCTTCCGCAATAATATTATTTACCCCATTGCCAACTACAAAGGGCAGATAGCCGGTTTCGGGGCGCGGGTGATGGATAACTCACAGCCCAAATACCGCAATTCCCCCCAGACAGACCTTTTTGATAAAAGCAGCCTGCTGTACGGTTTGCATCTGGCTTCTGCCAGCATACGGGAAAAGAATCAGGCCATTATAGTGGAAGGCTATATGGATGCCATCATGTCCCACCAAGGCGGTTTTACCAACACGGTGGCCTGTATGGGCACTGCCCTGACTGACCGCCAGATAGCTTTAATAAAACGCCAGACCAAAAATCTGGTATTGGGACTGGATGCGGATTCGGCCGGTGAGGAAGCCACCCTGAGGGCTATAGATTATGAGAACCAGATAGAGTCAGAAATACGGGTAGCCATACCAGAAGGCGGCAAAGACCCTGATGAAATTATCCGCCATGCACCCCAGACCTGGCAGGAGATACTGGATAATGCCCGCCCCCTGCTGGACTATATATTTAAACACAGCCAGAAAGGTCTGGACCTGAGTTCCGCCGCAGGCAAAGCCGGGCTGACCGACCGCCTGCTGCCCATAATATCCAGAATGGAAGACGGAGTACGCCAGTCCCACTACCTGGGCAAGCTGGCTGAAATAGTAAGCACCAGCCAGAACCGTATACTGGAACGGATGAAAAAACTGAAAAATGAAACCCGTATTACCAAAGCTATAGAAAAAGAAACCACATCAACAGCTGTTTCAGCAGCCAAAAACCCGGCTCTGGAGGAATATGCCCTTAGTCTGCTTTTCACCTCAGCAGAGCTTACCCGTTTTGCCGGTAAACTGCACCCTGAATATCTTGAAATACCCCAGTACCGGGAATTGCTGACTGTTTATAATCAATCTGCCGAAAAAGATACCCTGCGGGCGGGTCTTGATGAAAACCTGCGGGAATATTATGACAACTTGATGAATAAAAATGCGGCAAATGATAATATAGAGGATAAGTTTTGCGACCTATGCCTGAGGCTGAGAGAAAGATACCTCAGGAACTTGGCGGTAAAACTGAACCAAGCCTTGAGTGAAATCAACCAGCCGGAAACAGCTGAATACCAGGCGCTGAATGACCAGTGTGTAAAGGTCAACGAAGAATTGCGCAGTGTATTCAGCCTTAAAGACAGACGAAACCAGAAACAGAGGAGACAATAA
- the uvrA gene encoding excinuclease ABC subunit UvrA, with protein MAQEYIKIKGAREHNLKNIDVQIPRDKLVVVTGLSGSGKSSLAFDTVYAEGQRRYMESLSSYARQFLGRMEKPDVDHIEGLSPAIAIDQKGVSHNPRSTVGTVTEIYDYLRLLFARTGHPHCPECGKEISAQSVEQITDAVQTLAEGTKILILGPLVRGRKGEYAQMFKDLRKSGYARVRVDGQIRDLSEEIELDKNKKHDIEAVVDRLVVGQAGGQGRIADSVETALKLGGGLVIISVVDGQDMLFSEKFSCADCGVSLGEIEPRTFSFNTPHGACPTCMGLGAKMELDPDLIIPDKSLSLADGAISPYQTQNWYFGQVEDLARRAGFSVNKPVSTFTPAQMQVLLYGEGGDIHKYRNRYGRVREYTSGFEGIIPRLDRLYRDSESQGVRESIEKYMLASPCQACGGKRLRKEALSVKIGELNIADVAAMSVDEQFKWANELAGKNTIFNKREQLIAAQILKEIRSRLGFLNNVGLEYLTVDRIAGTLSGGEAQRIRLASQIGSGLMGVLYVCDEPTIGLHPADDTRLVETLQKLRDLGNTILVVEHDESVMRAADYIIDMGPGAGEHGGRVVATGNITEIMQNPASLTGQYLSGVKVIPVPEKRRDGNGQEIVVLGARQNNLKNIDVHIPLGKLVCVSGVSGSGKSTLVTDILFKHLAQVFYGAKDRAGGADAITGTEHIDKIIEINQSPIGRTPRSNPATYTGAFTHIRELFASVPEAKVKGYGPGRFSFNIKGGRCETCGGEGYIQIEMQFLPDVTVPCEVCHGARYNREVLEIKFKDKTIADVLDMTVDRALEFFENFPKISSKLQTLQDVGLGYIRIGQPAPTLSGGEAQRIKLATELSKRATGRTLYILDEPTTGLSFEDVAALLRVLQRLVDSGNTVVVIEHQLDVIKNADWIIDLGPGAGVKGGQIVAEGIPEEIALNKASVTGKYLRRVLPKIKPA; from the coding sequence GTGGCTCAGGAATATATAAAGATAAAAGGTGCCCGCGAACACAACCTCAAAAATATAGATGTTCAGATTCCCCGTGACAAGCTGGTGGTTGTGACCGGGCTTTCGGGGTCAGGTAAGAGTTCACTGGCTTTTGATACCGTTTATGCCGAAGGTCAGCGCCGTTATATGGAGTCTCTTTCATCATACGCCCGCCAGTTTCTGGGCAGGATGGAAAAACCGGATGTAGACCATATAGAGGGGCTTTCTCCGGCTATAGCCATTGACCAGAAGGGCGTCAGCCACAACCCCCGTTCTACCGTGGGTACGGTAACTGAAATATATGATTATTTGCGTTTGTTGTTTGCCCGTACCGGTCACCCTCACTGCCCTGAGTGCGGCAAGGAGATTTCCGCCCAGAGCGTGGAACAGATAACAGATGCCGTTCAAACTCTTGCGGAGGGTACAAAAATACTTATTCTGGGGCCGCTGGTGCGGGGGCGCAAGGGCGAGTATGCCCAGATGTTTAAAGACCTGCGTAAGTCAGGTTACGCCAGAGTGAGGGTAGACGGGCAGATCAGGGATTTGTCTGAAGAAATAGAGCTGGATAAAAATAAAAAACATGATATAGAAGCCGTAGTAGACCGGTTGGTGGTTGGTCAGGCAGGTGGGCAGGGGCGGATTGCAGATTCGGTTGAAACTGCCCTGAAACTGGGCGGCGGGCTGGTAATAATATCTGTGGTAGACGGGCAGGATATGCTTTTTTCAGAAAAATTTTCCTGTGCTGACTGCGGGGTAAGTCTGGGTGAGATAGAACCCCGGACTTTCAGCTTTAATACCCCCCACGGTGCCTGTCCAACTTGTATGGGACTTGGTGCCAAGATGGAGCTTGACCCTGATTTAATCATACCGGACAAGAGCTTGTCTCTGGCTGACGGGGCTATCAGCCCATATCAAACTCAAAACTGGTATTTCGGGCAGGTGGAAGATTTAGCCCGCCGGGCGGGTTTTTCGGTTAATAAACCTGTCTCTACTTTTACTCCCGCCCAGATGCAGGTACTGCTTTATGGTGAGGGCGGTGATATTCATAAATACCGCAACCGTTACGGGCGGGTACGGGAATATACCAGCGGTTTTGAGGGGATTATACCCCGTCTGGATAGGCTTTATCGTGACAGCGAATCTCAGGGGGTAAGGGAAAGCATTGAAAAATACATGCTGGCCAGCCCGTGCCAGGCCTGCGGCGGTAAAAGGCTTCGCAAGGAAGCCTTGTCAGTAAAAATAGGCGAGCTTAATATTGCTGATGTTGCGGCCATGTCTGTAGATGAGCAGTTTAAGTGGGCAAATGAACTGGCTGGCAAGAATACCATATTTAACAAACGCGAACAGCTTATTGCCGCCCAGATACTCAAAGAGATACGTTCACGTTTGGGTTTTTTAAACAATGTAGGTTTGGAATACCTGACTGTAGACCGTATTGCCGGCACGCTTTCCGGCGGTGAAGCCCAGCGGATACGTCTGGCATCCCAGATAGGCTCAGGGCTGATGGGGGTGCTGTATGTTTGTGATGAACCTACTATAGGCTTGCATCCCGCAGATGATACCCGTCTGGTGGAAACCCTGCAAAAGCTGCGTGATTTGGGCAATACCATACTGGTAGTGGAGCATGATGAATCCGTGATGCGGGCAGCGGACTATATTATAGATATGGGGCCGGGGGCAGGTGAACACGGCGGGCGGGTAGTGGCTACCGGTAATATTACCGAAATAATGCAAAACCCGGCTTCGCTAACCGGTCAATATCTTTCGGGTGTTAAGGTCATTCCTGTTCCCGAAAAACGGCGGGACGGTAACGGACAGGAAATAGTAGTATTGGGTGCCCGCCAGAATAACCTGAAAAATATAGACGTACATATTCCGCTTGGCAAGCTGGTCTGTGTCAGCGGCGTATCTGGCAGCGGCAAATCCACACTGGTTACCGATATACTTTTTAAACATCTGGCGCAGGTATTTTACGGGGCAAAAGACCGGGCGGGCGGAGCGGATGCTATAACCGGCACGGAACATATTGATAAAATAATAGAGATTAACCAGTCACCCATCGGGCGGACACCCCGTTCAAATCCGGCCACCTATACCGGGGCATTTACCCATATAAGGGAACTGTTTGCCTCTGTGCCTGAAGCCAAAGTGAAAGGCTACGGACCGGGGCGGTTTTCATTTAACATAAAAGGCGGCCGCTGCGAGACCTGCGGTGGTGAGGGTTATATCCAGATAGAAATGCAGTTCCTGCCGGATGTGACTGTGCCCTGTGAGGTCTGTCACGGGGCGCGTTATAACCGTGAAGTGCTGGAGATAAAATTTAAAGACAAGACCATTGCCGATGTGCTGGATATGACGGTGGACAGGGCACTGGAATTTTTTGAAAATTTCCCCAAAATTAGTTCCAAGCTCCAAACATTGCAGGACGTGGGTTTGGGATATATCCGCATCGGCCAGCCGGCACCCACCTTATCCGGGGGTGAAGCCCAGCGCATCAAGCTGGCAACCGAGCTTTCCAAGCGGGCTACCGGGCGGACTTTATACATATTGGACGAACCTACCACCGGGCTTTCTTTTGAAGATGTGGCGGCGCTTTTGCGGGTGCTCCAGCGGCTGGTGGACAGCGGCAATACGGTGGTTGTGATTGAACACCAGCTGGACGTTATTAAAAATGCCGACTGGATTATAGACCTGGGGCCGGGTGCGGGCGTAAAAGGCGGGCAGATTGTGGCTGAGGGCATTCCTGAGGAGATTGCCTTAAACAAAGCTTCTGTGACAGGTAAATACCTAAGGCGGGTTTTGCCGAAAATTAAACCGGCTTAA